A single Augochlora pura isolate Apur16 chromosome 2, APUR_v2.2.1, whole genome shotgun sequence DNA region contains:
- the Clpp gene encoding caseinolytic protease proteolytic subunit, producing the protein MLLRRINSLLQISVPAQRVSSRYLNFVPVVVEQSGRGERAYDIYSRLLKERIICLMGPITDAVSSVVIAQLLFLQSESSKNPIHMYINSPGGSVTAGLGIYDTMQYVLPPVATWCVGQACSMASLLLASGAKGMRHSLPNARIMIHQPSGGVSGQATDIQIQALEILKLKKQINNLYVKHTGMELEKIESSMERDNFMGPVQAKEFGIIDKILAHPMQEEEVQATKLEETKTLQATTQP; encoded by the exons atgttattaagaAGAATAAATAGTTTACTACAAATTTCT GTTCCTGCTCAAAGGGTCAGTagtcgatatttaaattttgtaccTGTTGTAGTAGAACAAAGTGGAAGAGGTGAAAGAGCATACGATATTTATTCTCGTCTCTTAAAAGAACGGATTATTTGCTTAATGGGACCG atcACAGATGCTGTGTCTTCCGTTGTAATAGCTCAACTATTGTTCCTTCAATCGGAAAGCAGTAAAAACCCAATTCATATGTACATTAATTCACCTGGAGGCAGCGTAACAGCTGGCCTTGGTATATATGATACCATGCAATATGTTCTTCCTCCTGTTGCGACATGGTGTGTAGGACAAGCATGTTCCATGGCAAGTTTATTGTTGGCTTCAGGAGCAAAAGGCATGCGCCATTCCTTACCAAATGCAAGAATTATGATACATCAACCTTCAGGCGGAGTATCTGGTCAAGCTACAGACATACAAATACAGGCCCTAGAAATTCTGAAACttaaaaagcaaataaataatttgtatgtcAAGCATACAGGAATGGAGTTAGAGAAGATAg AAAGTTCTATGGAAAGAGACAATTTTATGGGTCCTGTTCAAGCAAAAGAATTTGGAATAATTGACAAGATATTAGCACATCCTATGCAGGAAGAAGAAGTTCAAGCAACGAAATTGGAAGAAACAAAAACTCTTCAAGCTACTACACAACCTTAA
- the Lft gene encoding limb expression 1 family member lowfat, with product MQGIMPVKTKSRVPENMGITGGLVDARDKQVLKEAVDAVVNSFAKHTQGYGRVNVVEALQEFWQMKQSRGTELRNGALVIYESVPGTSPPYVCYVTLPGGSCFGSFQNCPTKAEARRSAAKIALMNSVFNEHPARKITDDFIEKAVAEARASFAKPSATSNGVGNQAQGSGDEKEDPNTGIGAFRFMLECNRGRTMLEFQELMTVFQLLHWNGSLKAMRERQCSRQEVVAHYSHRALDDDMRSQMALDWVAREHESGGGVVAMELALAERELETARLAGRELRFPKEKKDILMLAHAQVCPQ from the exons ATGCAGGGCATAATGCCAGTTAAAACAAAATCCCGTGTCCCTGAAAATATGGGTATCACAGGTGGACTGGTAGATGCCAGGGACAAACAGGTATTAAAGGAAGCTGTGGATGCTGTTGTTAATAGTTTTGCGAAACATACACAAGGTTATGGAAGAG TTAATGTAGTAGAGGCTCTGCAAGAGTTTTGGCAAATGAAACAGAGTAGAGGAACAGAGCTCAGAAACGGAGCATTAGTTATATACGAATCTGTACCTGGTACTAGCCCACCTTACGTCTGTTATGTAACTCTTCCTGGTGGATCCTGTTTTGGTAGTTTCCAGAATTGTCCAACTAAAGCAGAAGCTCGTAGATCGGCAgcaaaaattgcattaatgAATTCTGTTTTCAATGAACATCCTGCAAGAAAGATAACAGACGACTTTATAGAAAAGGCTGTTGCTGAAGCAAGAGCAAGCTTCGCTAAGCCATCTGCAACATCCAACGGAGTTGGCAATCAGGCACAA GGAAGCGGAGATGAGAAGGAAGATCCAAACACTGGAATAGGTGCATTTCGTTTTATGCTAGAATGTAATCGTGGAAGAACAATGTtagaatttcaagaattaatgACTGTCTTTCAATTGCTTCACTGGAATGGATCATTAAAGGCTATGAGGGAAAGACAATGTAGCAGACAAGAAGTAGTCGCTCATTATAGTCACCGAGCGTTGGATGACGATATGCGTAGTCAAATGGCGTTAGATTGGGTAGCAAGAGAGCATGAAAGTGGTGGTGGTGTTGTTGCTATGGAATTGGCCTTAGCTGAAAGGGAACTCGAAACAGCGCGTTTAGCTGGAAGGGAACTCAGATTTcctaaagagaaaaaggacaTACTGATGCTTGCACATGCTCAAGTATGCccacagtaa